One segment of Ziziphus jujuba cultivar Dongzao chromosome 12, ASM3175591v1 DNA contains the following:
- the LOC107428381 gene encoding large ribosomal subunit protein uL22y, translated as MVKYSKEPDNPTKSCKARGSDLRVHFKNTRETAFAIRKLPLTKAKRYLEDVLAHKQAIPFRRFCGGVGRTAQAKNRHSNGQGRWPVKSAKFILDLLKNAESNAEVKGLDVDSLYVSHIQVNQAQKQRRRTYRAHGRINPYMSSPCHIELILSEKEEPVKKEPETQLATSKSKKSQALRSGASS; from the exons ATG GTTAAGTACTCTAAAGAGCCCGACAATCCCACCAAGT CTTGCAAGGCAAGGGGATCGGACCTCAGAGTTCATTTTAAG AACACTAGGGAGACTGCTTTTGCTATCAGAAAGCTGCCCTTAACCAAGGCGAAGAGGTACTTGGAGGATGTGCTTGCCCACAAGCAGGCCATTCCCTTCAGAAGGTTCTGTGGTGGTGTTGGGCGAACTGCACAGGCAAAGAACAGACATTCCAACGGGCAGGGTCGTTGGCCCGTCAAATCTGCAAAATTCATTTTAGATTTGCTTAAGAATGCAGAGAGCAATGCTGAG GTGAAGGGTTTGGATGTCGATTCGCTCTATGTGTCTCACATCCAGGTCAACCAAGCGCAGAAGCAAAGGCGTCGTACTTACCGTGCTCATGGAAGAATCAACC CCTATATGTCATCTCCCTGCCATATTGAGTTGATCTTGTCTGAAAAGGAAGAGCCTGTGAAAAAGGAG CCGGAGACCCAGTTGGCAACTAGCAAGTCAAAGAAGTCTCAAGCTCTACGCAGTGGTGCTTCCTCTTGA
- the LOC107428389 gene encoding F-box/kelch-repeat protein At1g67480 — MPGFLSDKKRFKEPNMCLSNSVKQDTPIHSKSYPSLTSQVTDDFDSPILPGLPDDVAKYCLALVPRSNFPSMGGVCKKWRSFIQSKEFITVRKLAGLLEEWLYILTMDDGGKESHWEVLDCLGNKHCLLPLMPGPVKFGFGVVVLNGKLLVMAGYSVINGTASASPDVYQYDSCLNSWKKLANMNIARYDFACAEVNGMVYVVGGYGMDGSSLSSAEVYNPDNDTWSLIESLRRPRWGCFACGFEGKLYVMGGRSSFTIGNSKFVDVYYPEKHSWCEMKNGCVMVTAHAVIGKKLFCMEWKNQRKLAIFNPDDNSWKMEQVPITGSSSIGFRFGILGEKLLMFSLQEEPGYSTLLYDPNAAPGSEWQTSDIKPTGSCLCCVTIKA, encoded by the exons ATGCCTGGTTTTTTGAGTGATaaaaagagattcaaagaaCCAAATATGTGTTTGTCCAACTCAGTCAAGCAAGATACTCCAATTCATTCAAAGAGTTATCCTAGCTTGACTTCTCAGGTAACAGATGATTTTGACAGCCCCATTCTACCTGGGCTGCCTGATGATGTTGCCAAATATTGCCTTGCTCTTGTACCTCGTTCCAACTTCCCATCTATGGGTGGTGTGTGCAAGAAATGGAGGTCTTTTATTCAAAGCAAAGAATTTATCACTGTCCGGAAATTAGCTGGTTTGCTTGAGGAGTGGCTTTATATTTTAACTATGGATGATGGAGGAAAGGAAAGCCACTGGGAGGTTTTAGATTGTCTGGGGAATAAGCATTGTCTTCTTCCTTTGATGCCTGGTCCAGTTAAATTTGGGTTTGGAGTGGTTGTTCTTAATGGAAAGCTTCTTGTTATGGCTGGGTATTCAGTAATTAATGGAACTGCCTCTGCCTCGCCAGATGTTTATCAGTATGATTCTTGCCTTAACAG TTGGAAGAAATTAGCAAATATGAATATAGCTCGATATGACTTTGCTTGTGCAGAAGTTAATGGCATGGTCTATGTAGTTGGTGGTTATGGGATGGATGGCAGCAGTCTCTCTAGTGCTGAGGTGTACAATCCTGACAATGATACTTGGAGCCTGATAGAGAGTCTTCGCCGCCCAAGGTGGGGTTGCTTTGCCTGTGGATTTGAAGGAAAACTATATGTTATGGGTGGAAGATCGAGCTTCACAATTGGAAATTCGAAATTTGTTGATGTCTACTACCCTGAGAAGCACTCTTGGTGCGAGATGAAGAATGGTTGTGTTATGGTGACTGCTCATGCGGTAATAGGAAAGAAGCTCTTCTGTATGGAGTGGAAGAACCAGCGCAAACTTGCGATTTTCAATCCAGATGACAATTCATGGAAAATGGAGCAAGTTCCAATAACTGGAAGCAGTAGTATTGGGTTTCggtttggaattttgggtgAGAAACTCTTAATGTTCTCTCTGCAGGAGGAACCTGGTTATAGCACTCTATTATATGATCCAAATGCAGCCCCAGGCTCAGAGTGGCAGACTTCTGACATTAAGCCAACTGGTTCGTGCTTGTGCTGTGTAACAATCAAGGCCTGA